Below is a genomic region from Ostrea edulis chromosome 10, xbOstEdul1.1, whole genome shotgun sequence.
TCAAAATTAAACATAACACCCATTTTGAGTTGTACCCATcctgaaaaaaaattgcaaggGTGTCTGGATATGCACATTATTCTCATAGCACTTAAAAAAATAGAGGACATTTAATATGCAAATTACCCAGCAATCCGCTGCCGTGATTTCTCGGGTTGTCTCAATGACATGGCCTCTTTATAAACATCCCGCTTCCGTCTATGGCCACTAAATGGTGCTTCTGTCTTATAGACCTGTAGAACCGGTGTCGCACTTCTGTATAAAGGTAGTGAATGAGTTATCTCCATACAATCCACCTCTGAAAAGGATTAATACAAATGTGTAAATTAGTTGTTAAAACgcataaattcattataaatctATGTTCCACTGACGCTTGTCTTACTTTCACTACAACTTTTCATCTTCACTTATTTTTCGATAAATGGAGAAAACAGATGCAACCAAAGGCTCTAGAAATACACTCAGATGTTTGAAGGATTGTGTTATCTCTATGGATGTTTTAGATTTCTACGCAAAATGACGAAGATTGGTggatttttaaatatctaaatcTGGGATACATAAATGTTTGTCATTCGTACATGTACTTCCGAATTGACTGATAGGAAAATCAACTATTATTACAAAGGTATACTAATATCTAATCATTAGAGCAGTTAAGAATAATCTAACCTGCTGGTCGATCGCAATCTATACTAGAGAATACGGAACTTGTATTGATTGGGTTATCAAACTCGTCAAAAACCAAGACTTCAAATCCATGGTTCCGCTTGTTTAGAGCTATCCAATCATTGGCTGCCTGCTGGACAGGGATGGACACCCAAGCCCCAGGGGTCCAGTCCACTAGTGATGTCCACAGTATCCGCTGGCGGATACCTACAATGCATTTAAAACATCACTGTACAGAACTACTACAAAGGACGATAACTCTCATACACTGTGCAGAACTACCATAAAGAGCGATAACTCTCATACACTGTACAGAACTACCGTAAAGGGTGATGACTCTCATACACTTTACACAACTACCGTAAGTGGCAATAACTCATACACTGCACAGAATTACCATAAAGGACGATAACTCTCATACACTGTACAGAACTACCACAAACGCCGATAACTCTCATACAGTGTACAGAACTACCATAAAGGCCGATAAATCTCATACACTGTACAAAACTACCATAAAGGGTGATAACTCTCATACAACGAAATCAAATCCACGAATATGCTACTGATTCTTAAAGTATAAAATAGGATGCcgtcaaataaatatttcacagCATGTTCCGTGAAAACAGTTtccatgattaaaaaaaaatcctatagGAAAcgcaaataaaatcataaattgaGATAGCGTCATTTGCATTGTTGAGTCCCCGCGGACTTATATTTCTCATACCACGGATATTTCAACCCGCAGAAATAAATGGTATCGCAGCACTTATTAAGAGATTGTAAACAAGTTGTACCTGAACATAGTTACACTTACTATTCCGTCTGTTTGGTTGTCCACGTGATCTGTTTCTTCTTCTCAGAGGTTTGAGGTACTGCAACACTTTGATTAATATCCTCTCCGTGTTGCGCACTGAAAGAAACGCAGTCAAAGGGTCAAAATAAAAACTTGCACAGCGCATTACAGACAGAAAAAAGATGATGACACAAGAAAGACACTCACAATCTCTTTCTTTTAAATGCAGCATCAGCGTTGCATTGACTATTTCTGGTGATGCTGAGCTCTCGGAAGGAAGAACGTCAAATCTGAGTCGAAGACTTCCGGAGGTAGAATCGTTCCACATGTTTTCATCTATTCTGTTGGGTAGATCGCCTACAAGATTATATTCGGTTAGTAACACGTAAAGAGAGAAATATACGGTTCCTGAATGGAGGACGTGAAGAGATTTCGATACGTGTAAGAATATTTAAACCGAACAACAGTTAAAGGTGTTtctgtctctcaactgattcgatactcaaGAACTTGCtttgcgtataatcagtttttaaattgaggtaggctactgacaaataatttgatgttacaatggttcaacaatctcgtttaaaatcagcatttcgaaaattctggggtcgttataacgatgtagtttgccaatacaacctgccattgggtcaaatgcagtcTGACGTGTTAGTTTGTCTTTTACACACTGATTAAggctacggattactccgtttacctaatcaagatatagttctcacggcggatgtaaccggttgacaggggatgtttgttcctcctaggcacctgatctcacctctagtgtgtccagggatccgtgtttgtccaactcttaattttgtattccttacaggagttatgagattgatcactgtcttCTTCATTTCATCATGATATGAAGactagatttttaaaatgaaattatcttACCGTCTACTCTGCTTTGTATCAGGCAAgtagaatgggggggggggggtcccacTTTTTTTACAATGAccaatatttgttattttgcgATGAAACTTAAAGATATTTTGGGTAACTTCCCCCCCACAAGTTTTAATATTCTTAACAGAATAAGGAGAgtaatgtaagcttgaaagaaTAGATACTAGTAAGCGAAGTATGAGTAAAAGATTTcaaccccaaccccaacccTCGCTCCCAACCCCCAACCCTCGCTCCCAACGATTTAAGAAAATGATGTCTGGGGAAATTTTTTAAGCGCTTGTATAGTAGAAGATTTTTGGACAATTtaggttttggttttttttaaatttcattttgcttaTCAAGATTTTGAGAAACCAACTTTCAATTTTTCTTCCGGCTGCCCCATGTCCTTTAAAAAAATCGATGGTACGTGCTTGCATGGATTTTCGTTATACTCACAAGAAGCGTAGAAGCACTGGCGCTCGGTCACCCGGAAGGATGAAATGTTGGCGAGGGTTGAGTTTATTCTTGCTCGATCTCCGGGACGAATCTGGGGAACTGAGGTCCAGCCGAAGAACTCCAGGACTTTGTTCCGGATCTCCTGTCTCCTGTAAGCACGTGATCTGTAACATGAAATTGAGGCTGTGTCTGGGACTGTAAGATTTTATTCCCCCCGCCCCTTGTATTTATCATCTCTAGGTATAATTGTGGAAAAATTTATCaaagaattaaaagaaaaaatgcaattaTGTCGATATTTATTcctttattttaattattacaatatGTTATGCTAATTAATATAATTACAACACCAAGGACTAAGGAAGGGTTGTATATTAGATACCCATCTCTTGGCTATTAAATTGAGTTAGAAACATTAAATCACAGATGTATGGAAAGCATCCAACATGGTAAAACTCGGGGAATCCCCACAATTTAAATCGACCTAAAAATGTTAGTGGGATGGGTTGCATCATTAGTTTCAAGTTAAACTTTTTTATTGGTCGTCCGGGAATACAGTTAATGTTTACAAAAACTTAgtctaattataaatttttacattaaaacaacaacaaaaacgcTGTTGTATTGAAATTGAATGTTAGGACAGAATGCGTCAAAATTATCTGTAGTGACAGGCATCCCTCTGTTTCGTGGGGATTTTGTAGTTAGTGAAATAGGAGGATAATCCGGATATTTAGATCACACAGATGCCGTATTCGTAGTTAGTCGTTGTCTTTCTCTGACCTGAATTTTCGTTTAATGAAGGGGGTAGAAACATTTGTACTCTTGGGTATTTCAACAGTTGTTAATAATCAAGCGGCTTTTATTTACAACAAACATACCGTCAACAAACATATTGCCCAAAAGTGCACGGTTTTCTGTTAGAGTGCATGTTAGCTTTTTCAAGAAAAATATCCCcctgtttcaaaatttcttttaagttagaattatgaaatatcataGTTTTTATTGTTAATCTTATTATTAGTTAGGTAAGtagaaaatatagataaaaggGTTTGACTTGACGTGTTTAGACCACAGCACGCATTTCATGTTATTAAATAGCATAAATATAacaacaaataatattacaacaAAGAGacaagaaaatgaagataatatgaaaaagtgagaaaattattataaagtattaaaaataaatcaaacttATTTTCTTGTGAAATGAGggaaaatattctaaagaacaTGCATCATAAATATAGAATCTATTGTATCTCCATAAATCAACTTAATACAATACCGGATAGGTGGTTGTAAAGCATTTcggaaatatttgaaaaaatgtggTCTGAATTTTATAGACCTGGATCCAGTTCCGTCTAAGCTTGTGAAATTTAGctgacaattaatttactgTGAACACAGACGTTCACATAGCAGGACTGGGTCTTACTGTCAGCTGAATTTCATTGACTTTCACGTAACTGGGTTCATAATTATTCAGTCCGTTTCATGGTAATATGTAGTTTCAAActtaacttcttttttttttttagagaatacAATAGATATCGAGTAAGAATCCATAAGCCGATGATTTCAACACGAAAACTAtctcaaattttaatatttgacAGATCGGAAATTTACCATTATgaatagaattttttaaaaaaaaacgtagataaaaataatgtataaatctaaaaaaacaaaaattcaatatatttgaataaacgTGTATTTTGCCTACAGATTCCGACTCATGGATTCTCTTTCATTGTGCTATATAAAAATaggaaaataaaagaaaagaaaacgaCACGCACGTGATGTACCTTTGGTGCATTCTAGAAATATGGTCTCTTGTTAGAAAAGAGAACATAGTCGTAGTATCCGAATCCCGTGGAAGTTCAGTGGTACTTCCAGTCACAAACTGGTGCATTGTCACACAACTCACAATCACGACAACCAAAAACTTACAAAGTCTTGAACAGCACATCATTACTCAATACAGAGTACCAGGAATTTGTCTATTGATATTTCTATTTCCAAAACGAACTGATAGTCAatgtaaattttcaaatgaCAGAGCACACCTGTACCAGTGGATCCACAGTCAAGTTTGGAAAACAAAATGTCACTTTTCACTCTGTCGTGTAAATTATGATGTGCCTGTCAATGATGGACACATGGTTCGCGTACAATACTGCAGCTCAAATCGCAAAGTGAAATAGCGTTATAATTACCGCGCCTTTATTCTACCACACGTACGAATGAAAGGTTAAAGGTCATTAATGAAATGTTCCGCCTATCCACGCCTCAGCAGGATTAGTCAATGAAGATGTATTGGTTTGTCTGGTTTTGTTATGGGGGAAAATAACACCGATAAATATGACCTTGGCGGTCGGTGACGGGGGCGACTGGTGCACCTAGAATGGTGCTGCAAAtgaattacaaaatcaatagatatatcaaaaaaaacaaactctGTCAGCATAATTTCTTATCACCGTTGAGTGGAggaaaattacatatatttactCTTAGAAAATAGTGTAGGATTGAAAGTTTCATTAGATTAAAAATAAATGGTTGCCTGTCTGTTTTCGTGTTTataatcttttgatttattgcaGCAGCGTCTTTCCTTGTCCCAAATTATTTGGTAGTCGTGTAAACATGTGTGTGATGATTgtagttttttaaaacatgcaaAAAATTAAGAAAGGATCAATTCGGAGTAAATTAACAAAGGATCAATATTCAGGGTAACTAAAGAAAAGACCTGTAGGGGAGAATAATTTTTCCGGGAAAACTCACATTGTTAAATAAGTTTAATTATTTTCTGTCGTACATATAAATgactttttcatattttcatttcgaaCCTATAAGTTATTGTCAACAATGTTTAAAGTAATCTTCAAAGTTGGCCGTAACAGCTTTTTCCCCATTTAAGCACCGATTTTGACATGAATTTTGGCTTTGAAGTCCTTCAAGACTGGCTTGCTCCTAagatttgttttgatattttgataggTTACAATCTTAGGAACAATTTACAATAGTATGTCTAGGGACACCCTTGCCTTGGGGTCGAAATTCACGAAAAACCGACAAATATTTAGGGGAACCTTTACAATAGTAATACTTTTGCTTAGAATAGCTCAGTCAGTTGCACCGCTGGCAGTTTGGCCATGGTTCGAATCCCCATAACACCACactttaacttttttttatttcgcaGTTTCAACACCTTTGTATATCtgacataattacatgtatgtgtatattttccTTCAATAATGGACTTAAACTGCACGTCCGTTCTTTATATATAGGTCTACAGAGCTATCCTCGCCGTGGTCGATTTTATTCCAAGGACAATGATCATTCATTCTGCGCTACTAGACGGAAGCACATGTGCGacgaaaacaaaaaacatggcctACAGGAATATATCATTGCTCAACGTTGACACGCACCAATAAAATACCATTTATCCTTTCCATCGTAATATACACACATTTCTCATTATATACTAGTAGTCTATTAATTACCAACAGCAATTAAAATCCAGAAATTGTGCATTCCTGCTTCATGCTCACTGTTTTCAGGAACCGGTCTGATTCTTTAACATGCAACACCTACTGCAACAAGACACCTCCATTTTGAAGGTCGTAtccgtaaaaaaaaattgaatttttttttcagattgctttctactaaaactgcattttttgactaaataaagtaaatttgaaagttttcaatttcaaaatattgttttacatattcccCACTTTTCAGCCATGTCAAATTTccctggtgtagcatacctccttaaagacCCATGACTTTCAAATTTAACGCCGACCGTCCGACGATGAAACAGTTACTAATTGTTTTAACGACACACATCCAATACTATATCCGCATTTCCATATTTATAATTCAAATCCATGTACCATGCATCAGTGACTAGTTTTATTGTTGCCAAAAATAAAAGTCTtgtgaaataaatgtatatgaaGTAGGGGGTTATAAGTAATTAAGACAGGATACATACcattataaaattatgaaatataaacagTACATGCATCATGATAGTACATCGTTGTAAGAGGTCTATCAAAAGTTTACGTCTAAGGCATTGACAAAACAATCAATTACATTTATTCAGCCTTAGGTGACAAACTAGAACGATTATGGGTGAGCTTATTGTAAAGATAAAAACCAAATCCGGACTAatgggttgggggggggggttacactAAATTAATCCTTTTCTAAATTAAAATATACCAAATCTTACAAACACATGCTGTTAAATCACTAAAATTCAAGACAGCtcaattttcatcaattttgtaTATTCTTAAAATTATCCAAAGAGTCAACGTTCAAACGACACTGTACCATCCGTATAGATGTATTTCGTGACCCTTAATTTAGCGATACGTCGATGTAGAGCGTAAATTCGCGTCGGCGCAAATGACATGTACAAATACAATTTTCTTCCCAAGACAAAACAATTCAAACTTACACCAGATCGTTTTCTCCAATgtcaaaataatttatacattgtaaatcACTTAGTGGCTGAGAATCGAAGTCTTTAGTGATTACGTGCACCCCTTAATTGATAAAAGCAGCACAGACAACTGCACAAGCTATGACGCAGAAAGGTTAGTAAACCATTACTATGTTCCAAATTCCCAGAAAATTCACCCTATCTCCTATTTTCGTTTTAATGTTTGTTGTGTCTGCTGTGTATACTCGATCGAACGTCTCGATCTTGAACTAAATGTTCTAGACGTAGACAGCACTTAACAGTTCATCTTTAACGGCTTTTGTCGTCAAGTAGTAGTGCAGGAATCTCCtatcaaataaatatgaatAGCTAGACAACACCACTGGGGTAAACTGAATTTAACTATCGGGTTACTACATTCAGTGCATTTGTGTTGAAATTGTCGAATATCAAAATGACTTATCTGTGCTCTGTGAGAACAAGTAAGGGAAATAGGGAGCCTCTTTTTAAAGTTGTTTGGATCTggaaatagttttttttttttgatacaTTCGGCATAGATTCTTGTAGTAGTTTTCGATCTAGGAATAGTCTTTGTTTTTTATACATTCGTCATAGATTCATGTAGTACAGTTTTCGATCTATTGTTTTTGATACATTCGTCATAGGTAGTACTGTGGTTTTATCACTTTTTGTTCGTTACCAATTTTCGATGATTGTCCAAACCACGACTACGAAGTCGCTACATACGTACTTGACAATTCCACGACTCTGATGCTCACGAACTTTGGTAAATCCACAATATTCTCAATTTATAATACATTTTACATAAATGTTACGACTTTGCAAGAATGGTAAgaatatttgcatttttcatATTCCTTTGAATATACaatcattctttttttttttttttttttttttttttttttgaaaagaaaatatcacaaGATATAATGCGTATGTTCGTAAACCTGTCGTCAGTCTCCCCTAATGGTGTGCGATTTGGCACTTACTCTGCTGATCGCTGGCGAATTCCCAGAACTTTGATTAAGTCTACACGATGTTTGTAAGAGTAGTAGATCTCTTGTTTGGATTCTCTAATCGATCTGATTGACCGTTAGACATAGCAGAGGTTAAGAAGTCATGAAGGTCGACTAGAATGCAGTGCTCGCACGGTCGAAAATCTTCATCCGTTCACAACACGCTTATGCCCGCGCGAAGTCAAATTAATGCGGTTTCAGATAATAAAATGATGCTTCTGTTTCTCACCTACAACTAATAATCAAAGTCAACAAGATGATTTAGAATTTGTAACAAAGTTGAATGAGTTGGGCATCAGAGGATACAGCTAAcaaggggtgggtgggtggagGGTCACACTCCTATCGTCCTCCACCCCCGCCCGGCCATTCAGCTGACAAAGGGTGGGTGGGTGGAGGGTTAGACTCCTATCGTCCTCCACCCCCGCCCGGCCATTCacaatatacatttgaaattgCTAAGAAAATtactgaatttttttaaaatgtaaatccACACTACTGTACAGATTTTCGTGACattgtaaatatcaaatgtaaCTGAGCAGGTAAGCGAAGGTTACTATGGCATAAATTCCATATCCGtctctttgtttattttctattcattggttgttgttttttttcgtgtttttttttcaaggttttGGAAGAAATACTATATTTTGCTGTTCTGGTTGATCATGTTATTGTCTATGTGATATACTCCATCTATCAGTAAATTGTGAATTACTAGTtcattttatacattaaaaCACATGGTACTTTGAATTATCGTAGAAAAAGAACTTTTTTTGTACTGTTTTTATTATAGTGAAAACTTTGATACTTAGATTTACAAAAGTAAAGAGTTTGATACTCTGATCTACTATCATGGTACAATTAACTAATATGTTCATTTGTGAATTAAAattagggctcacggcgggtgtggccggttaACGgtggatgcttattcctcctaggcatctgatcccacacctctggtgtgtccaggggtccgtgtttgtcgtactcttaattttgtattctttataggagttatattgattgattgattgaatattgtttaacgtccctctcgagaatatttcactcatatgaagacgtcaccactgccggtgaagcgctgcaaaatttaggcctatgctcggcgcttatggccattgagcagggagggatatttatcgtgcaacacctgctgtgacacggggcctcggtttttgcggtctcatccgaaggatcgccccatttagtcgcctcttacgacaagatTAAATCAAATTCATATTCTTATGGTGCTTGATTACTTACTTTTAATCAATACAAACGGAATATGTGAAAAAGCATTGCAGATCGTCAATTAAAAAGGTGACGTGCCATCAAATCCTCTTTCTAAAACttaaattttctttgataaataattattctctaaatatctttataaatgtttcaaagAAGTTGAATTATTCTTTCTTAAGTTATTGTAACATCAAGATTAAAACTTCTCTTGAATATGCGATAAACAGATTTTATGTGTACGCCGGGTCATAAAGACATGGCATTTTTAAACGTCTATGTAAGAAATAACTCGCCATTGAGAGTGGAAAACGAGGTTACGCAGTGCTCATGTTATAGTGAAACAGTTAATCAATTCCAGAATTTCCGTAATTATCCCGTAGCATTCCTCCCAGAATTTCACGGCCGAAGAGACATCacaatactgtggaatcatttaaatttggGTTTCTCAATTTTCACGGATTCGCGACAATTCAGTTTCGATGGGATGTACGTAAGtctatatattgatattatgaaTTAAATAGATAGTATATTTCGTTGTGGTTTTAAATTCGTGGGATAAGAGGTATCCAAGATATCCATGAAAATTGATCCCCCATGAAATTTAATGAGTCAACAGTCGTGGACTCGTCAGTTTAAATCAATCAGATGAAAGCAATGCATGTGAGTCCACGAAGCATAAGACGGCATATCAGCTATTATGACAGATTTTTCCCAGTTCGACAAATTCAGCGAGTCGATAAAGGGGAACTTGGGGTGCTTCCGTTGTTCCTCGATTGTCTATCAACTGGACTTCATGACGTCATAACCGGCCATATCAGTAAAGGGGATATACGCCAAGTTCGTCCAGGATTAAAacctaaataaaaaaattgtagatttcCCATTTTCATAAGTAAGCAATTGAGTTgtaaagttttttgttttgttttttttttttaatttttttttttagtaaaaatatataagtattgaAATCCATTTGTCTCTAGAATGCAAAATGTTTCCTTGCCCATATTCACAAGCCAAAATTATGCGACACAAACGGAAAAGATAAAAACAATTCTAGGCCTAGTGTATGGCAAAGAGAAGGGTAAAATCTTAAAAGTCACCATTTATCTGCCAAAGAATGTGCATTGCGTCATGAACGCAAAGAAACCTCAAGTTAAGGAAGAAAACCACAGGACGAGGTGATGAAACAGTAAATAGTCCtacattaaacagtagtttATAGCAGAATAATCACCGGTAGGTTTCCTTTGATGTTTACAAGTACCGCGGTACAAATATTCATAAACACGtaagtgaattattttgttAAGTATACTTCTGCTGAAAGTATTCCGTGTTTTAAGATGATGTTCTTTAAACTTCGTCATCTTTCATCGCTATAATCATTTGTCGAGGATGTTATCTGAAGTATAGTACGGATTGCGATATGCTGTGATTTCATATATTTTCGAGGGcatcagattgattgattgatttaatattgtttaacgtccctcttgagaatcttccacttatatggagacgtcaccactgccggtgaaggctacaaaatttaaacctatgctcggcgcttatggcctttgagcagggaggggtctttatcttgccacacctgctgtgacatgtgacctcggtttttggggcctcatccaaaggaccgccccatttagccgcctcttacgacatgcaaggggtaatgaggacctattctagcccgatccccacgggactgcaTCAAATTTgtagttttgttttgatattttgttttatataaaattgtGCTTAGTTAATCCTCTTGCTCAGTCACGAAAGGTACAACTGGGCTTCACCAAATAACGAGACACGTCATCCTTGTTTCGTGTCTTGAGTATTTAACTCCTGACTCCGTCCATCCTTACCTCTTCCCTGGATATAAACAAGAACAGAGAAAAGCATATATTCTTTAGGAACCAAAGTCTTTGCAAATCAAGACAACATTTCAGGATATAGCATATTTTTGTGTCAGATATGAAATGGTCTTAATGTAACAAAGACAGTTTTATGCCTTtgatgggatttgaacccgggtctTTGGCACACAAGTCCAACGCTCTACCCATCGAGCTAAAGGGTTAACACACTAGCCAGAGCTAGTAAGAATGCCATATCACTCACACTACCACATCAATACTATTCGTCAAATATTTGTCGATTCTAGGTTGATCTAAAGCTATATACCAGGCAATCAAGTGATCACAGAAGTTTTCTGAAAGAGGTAGTGATAGAAGACCATGCATGCGTCCATTAAAGTACGTGCCAACGAAAATTAATGCAGATTTGACAAAAACTACGGAACTGCTATAAACATACAATATTACACGCGGTACTTATTTCCGCTATGTCCGCGGTCAAATTAAATTCGTTGAATTTCTTACCAGCGTACTTAAATCATGTAAGCTAATATCCTGCAAGCCATGTGCAACTCAGCAACACTTTGTTCCAGCGGACCAAACCAAAACTGATAATTCGCGAAAATTAAATACGTTTACTGTATATGTCCATTTAGCGTGTTTAAATTCCGTTGCTGGTCCTTAAGGAGGTAccctacatcgtcataatgactgacttcc
It encodes:
- the LOC125666703 gene encoding uncharacterized protein LOC125666703 isoform X1, translating into MMCCSRLCKFLVVVIVSCVTMHQFVTGSTTELPRDSDTTTMFSFLTRDHISRMHQRSRAYRRQEIRNKVLEFFGWTSVPQIRPGDRARINSTLANISSFRVTERQCFYASCDLPNRIDENMWNDSTSGSLRLRFDVLPSESSASPEIVNATLMLHLKERDLRNTERILIKVLQYLKPLRRRNRSRGQPNRRNSIRQRILWTSLVDWTPGAWVSIPVQQAANDWIALNKRNHGFEVLVFDEFDNPINTSSVFSSIDCDRPAEVDCMEITHSLPLYRSATPVLQVYKTEAPFSGHRRKRDVYKEAMSLRQPEKSRQRIAGLH
- the LOC125666703 gene encoding uncharacterized protein LOC125666703 isoform X2, which gives rise to MMCCSRLCKFLVVVIVSCVTMHQFVTGSTTELPRDSDTTTMFSFLTRDHISRMHQRYITRQEIRNKVLEFFGWTSVPQIRPGDRARINSTLANISSFRVTERQCFYASCDLPNRIDENMWNDSTSGSLRLRFDVLPSESSASPEIVNATLMLHLKERDLRNTERILIKVLQYLKPLRRRNRSRGQPNRRNSIRQRILWTSLVDWTPGAWVSIPVQQAANDWIALNKRNHGFEVLVFDEFDNPINTSSVFSSIDCDRPAEVDCMEITHSLPLYRSATPVLQVYKTEAPFSGHRRKRDVYKEAMSLRQPEKSRQRIAGLH
- the LOC125666703 gene encoding uncharacterized protein LOC125666703 isoform X3, coding for MMCCSRLCKFLVVVIVSCVTMHQFVTGSTTELPRDSDTTTMFSFLTRDHISRMHQRRQEIRNKVLEFFGWTSVPQIRPGDRARINSTLANISSFRVTERQCFYASCDLPNRIDENMWNDSTSGSLRLRFDVLPSESSASPEIVNATLMLHLKERDLRNTERILIKVLQYLKPLRRRNRSRGQPNRRNSIRQRILWTSLVDWTPGAWVSIPVQQAANDWIALNKRNHGFEVLVFDEFDNPINTSSVFSSIDCDRPAEVDCMEITHSLPLYRSATPVLQVYKTEAPFSGHRRKRDVYKEAMSLRQPEKSRQRIAGLH